In a genomic window of Coregonus clupeaformis isolate EN_2021a chromosome 27, ASM2061545v1, whole genome shotgun sequence:
- the LOC121554461 gene encoding synaptotagmin-4 yields MAPMVTEETPFVEVPVSVAVVSVFGLVSCVSLFAWICCQRKNTKPQTTPPYKFVHMLKGVNIYPESLSGKKKFAAAAVANERKTDVNGNCNANSNNGKQQQQQQQQQQQAASSPAGGRTPLHLELEKQRDLNGNFTSTTKPPHPNAQTHIQVRSSPDLDLPSPHPGFTQPGVKDLALASPTSTTTTNSLSSQTPTPTQGAADQDKPQDGGPDVGLGTLHFSLEYNSEKKAFVVHIKEAHGLTPTDEQSLTSDPYIKLTLLPEKKHRVKTRVLRKTLDPAFDETFSFYGIPLVRVQQLSLHFMVLSFDRFSRDEVIGETLVPLAEINLAEGRVLMSREIIKKNVRRSAGRGELLLSLCYQSTTSTLTVVVLKARHLPKNDNHGTSDPYVKVNLFQGKKRVSKKKSHVKKCSPNPVFNELFVFDVSSQERLRETSVELLLMNSESPPTRRGDSTRSPNPILGRLVLGNAASGTPGEHWREICDHPRRQIAKWHALSED; encoded by the exons ATGGCTCCGATGGTGACGGAAGAAACGCCGTTCG TGGAGGTGCCGGTGAGTGTTGCAGTGGTGAGTGTGTTCGGCCTAGTCTCCTGCGTCTCCCTCTTCGCCTGGATCTGCTGCCAGCGTAAAAACACCAAACCCCAGACGACACCACCCTACAAGTTCGTGCACATGCTCAAAGGTGTCAACATCTACCCCGAGAGTCTTAGTGGCAAGAAGAAGTTTGCCGCCGCTGCCGTCGCCAATGAAAGAAAGACCGACGTGAACGGAAACTGCAACGCCAACAGCAACAAcggtaaacaacaacaacaacaacaacaacaacaacaacaagcagcCTCCAGCCCAGCAGGCGGCAGAACACCCCTTCACCTGGAACTGGAGAAACAACGGGACCTGAATGGCAACTTCACCTCCACCACCAAACCTCCACACCCCAATGCCCAGACCCACATCCAGGTCCGCAGCTCCCCAGACCTGGACCTTCCCTCCCCCCACCCAGGGTTCACCCAGCCTGGGGTTAAAGACCTGGCCCTGGCCTCCCCCacatccactaccaccaccaaTAGCCTCTCCAGCCAGACGCCAACCCCTACCCAGGGGGCCGCTGACCAGGACAAACCCCAGGACGGAGGCCCTGATGTGGGCCTCGGGACCCTTCACTTCTCCCTGGAGTACAACTCAGAGAAGAAGGCCTTCGTGGTTCACATCAAGGAGGCCCACGGGCTGACCCCGACCGACGAGCagtccctgacctctgacccctacaTCAAGCTGACCCTGCTGCCGGAGAAGAAGCACCGGGTCAAGACTCGCGTCCTGAGGAAGACTCTGGACCCGGCATTTGACGAGACCTTCAGTTTCTACGGGATACCATTGGTCCGTGTGCAACAGCTGTCCCTCCACTTCATGGTGCTCAGCTTCGATAGGTTCTCCCGCGATGAGGTCATCGGCGAGACTCTCGTCCCATTGGCCGAGATCAACCTGGCGGAGGGGCGTGTCCTCATGAGCCGCGAGATCATAAAGAAGAACGTCAGG AGGAGTGCAGGTCGAGGGGAGCTGCTGTTGTCTCTGTGTTACCAGTCCACCACCAGTACTCTAACAGTCGTGGTGCTGAAGGCTCGCCACCTGCCCAAGAACGATAACCACGGAACCTcag acCCGTATGTGAAAGTCAACCTGTTCCAGGGGAAGAAGCGTGTCAGTAAGAAGAAGAGCCATGTGAAGAAGTGTTCCCCCAACCCTGTGTTCAACGAGCTGTTTGTGTTTGACGTGTCCTCCCAGGAGAGGCTGAGGGAGACCAGCGTGGAGCTCCTCCTAATGAACTCTGAGTCCCCACCAACCAGGAGGGGGGACTCCACCCGCTCCCCCAACCCCATCCTGGGGCGCCTGGTCCTGGGTAACGCTGCCTCTGGCACCCCCGGAGAGCACTGGCGGGAGATCTGCGACCACCCGCGCCGGCAGATCGCCAAGTGGCACGCCCTGTCCGAGGACTAG